The sequence GTCTTCATCGCTTGCCGGTTCGCTCAGGCACGCTCAAGTGCGCGGGGCCCCGGTGGATTGCGTGATCCGGAAGATCACGAACTCGGCCGGCCGCACGATCGCGACGCCGATCTCCGTGATCACCTGGCCCAGATCGCGCACTTCCGGCGGATTGAGTTCCGCGTCGCATTTCACATAGAACGCCTCTTCCGGCGTCGCGCCGAAGAGCGCGCCGCTGCGCCACACGTTGGTCAGGAACGCGGAAACATTCAGGCGGATCTTGCCCCACAGCGCTTCGTCGTTCGGCTCGAAGACGATCCACTGCGTGCCCTCTTCGATCGACTTCTGCAGAAACAGAAAGAGCCGGCGTACGCTCACATACTTCCACTCGCTGTTCGCGTCGCCGCCGATCGTGCGCGCGCCCCAAACCGTCACCGCGTTGTTCATGATCCGGATCGCGTTGACGCCCTGCGGGTTAAGCAGTTCCTGCACCGGCTTGCTGACGTAGTACTTGACCTCGATCGCGCCGCGTATCACGCAATTGGCCGGCGCCTTGTGCACGCCGCGCTCGGTGTCGGTGCGCGCATAGATGCCGGCGAGGTGTCCGCTCGGCGCCACATAGGTTCGGCCTCGATATTTCGGATTCACCTTGCGCGCCACGTCGCCGTCCTGCAGCAGCTTCGCCGGGTCGATGACCTCGATGTGCGGAAAATAGAATGCCGCGTTCTTGCACGGACGCGGCAGTGCGGCATTCTCGCCGGCGCTCGTGTAGTTCAGCTGCTGCACGTCCAGGTCGTTGTCGTCGCCGTCGTTCACGACCTGCTGGCTGTCGAGTATCGCGAAGCAGTTCTCGCGATTCTCGACGTGCGTCATCAACGCCTCCCAGTTGTCCGCCGACTTCGGCAAACCCGGTATCGCGATGATCGCGAGTTCGTCGATCGACTTGAAGTTCTCGAGAGCGTCTTCGAGCTGTTCCTCTCTGTCGATGCGGCAGACAAAGGCCTTCGTTCCGCCGTTCTTGAAGAAGCCGTTGACCGCGTGCGTCAATGCGTGATGCCCCGGGTGCATTGGGCTGAAGGTCCAGAGGTCGGGATTGTCGTACGGCAAGTCCGGCGTGTCCTTGTATGCGGAGAAGGTGCCGAAGCGCTGCGCGTACTCGGTGAAGTTGGTGCACAGCTTCGTATCGAGGCTCTCCACCTTCAGCGTGAACTCCTGCAGGATGAACGGCCTCAGGATCGAGCGCGCGAGCAGCGTATCGTCTTGCTTGATGTCCTCGTACGTGTCGTCCTCTTGCTCGACGAGCTTGGCCGGCGCGGCGTCCGGCGCAGGGGCGGGTGCGGCGCCGCCGGCCGGCGGCGTCGTTCCGGCGATGCTCGCCCTGAGACTGGTCAGCTCGGCCGCTTTCGCGTTCACCGCGGCGTCGAGCCGATTGAACTTCTGTACCGCCTGCGTCTGCGCCCTCTGCGCCCTTTGCTGCTTGGCGCTTGCATCTTCGAGCGCCTGCTGCAGTTCCGCCCGGTTCGCGTCCGTCGCCGCTTCGAACGCGGTGGTCGCGTTCTGCTCCGCCGTATTCGCTGCATCCAGTGCGCTTTGCGCGGAATTGACCGCCGTCTGCGCTGCGTCAAGCTGCGTCTTCAGATCCGTCAACTCGCGGTTTAGGCTGTCCTCGGTGTTGCGCAAAACCGCGAGGTTGGCCGCCGCCGCTTCCGCGGCGCGCGCCCTCGCTGCGGCATCGCCGGGCTGTCCCGGGCCCGCCGCTCGCAGCTCGGCCAGTTCCGCTGCCGCGCGCGCGGCGACGGGATCGTAGTCCGGATTCGGCACGGGAACATAGATCTTCGGCGGCACGATGCCGATGAACCCGACGACGTTCGTTCCCACTCCCGCGATCGGCTGTTGTGCGGACGGGACTTCTTCCACATACACGCCAGGGGCAAGATAAGTAGCGCTTGACATAGAGACGTCCCCTTTCTGTCATATCCGCTAAAACGGTTGTTCAATCCGACGTTTTCAACCCGCCACACGTCTGCCCAGCACGGACTCGAAATGAAAGATTCTTTCCGTGACGAGCCGCACCTCCTCGGGCACGGCGACATCGACGGAAAGCGTGACGGTGTAGTTGATCGCGGCCTTCGGCTTACCGCCCATCGCCTGCCAGAACTCGCCGAGGCTTTGCAGGCGTCCGGGCTGCAATGCGCTGACGGGCAGCGGCAGATCGCTCGCGACAAGACTGCCGCGCAGCAAGTCCTGCGGAATCGTTCGATACCTCAGCAATGCGCGCATCACTTCACCGAGCAGGCGATGTTCGTCTTCGGCGGGATTCGCGAGCCCTTCGCGCGGCCATGCCGTGATCAGGTACGACGCGTCGACGCGAACCGGCATCCGGCGGCGCTGCGCGGTGCCGTCCGCATGATGGTCGAGCATCACGTCGTTGCTGCGCAGCTCGAGATTTTCGCGAACGTCGTAGAGAAACAGATCGATAGCGGGCGTAGTGACGGACTGAGGAGGAAAGCGATCGTCCGGAGCCTCGAAGCTGACCTGGATCTGCTCGGAAAGGCCTGGCGCCAACTCCCGTCTGAGCAAGGCCGCGAGTGTCTTGTCGAGGTCGTCAATCATGAGCCATGTACCTCGTGGCTTTCCTCGCCACCTCAGTTCCTGCGGACACGGACCGCGCAAGATCGCAAGCGGCCGATTCGATTAACGAATTACCACAGGCTGATTCAGAGGGGAACAAAAGATGTATTAAGGGATTTTTCGCCGTTACGCCGTTAATTTCCGCCGTTAATTTCCGACGTTGAATGCAGACTTCATGGCCTTTTATGGATAGAGCATGCGATCCTCGATGTCAAGGACGCCGATGTATTCCCGGTGCTCGTCCGACTCCCGCAGGTAGGACGCTTGACGCGATATTCGCCCCCAATTTCCATTTGAATTCCAGACACCCATGCGCTCGCATGCGTCATCTCCTCCACGCAGCGCCTATCGAATTCATGTAGTCCGCTTGACAAACACAAAGCCCGTGTCTAAACCTATTTCAGAAATGCGGAATGTGTTTCGTTTTATAGACAATGACGTTACGTAGCACACACTCAATAAACACCTCTGCCGCCGGCACTGAATGCGATGCCGGAGTGCCGGGCGCTCTCCGTTGAGTGGTGACAGGAAAGGGTTGGCAATGTCCGTCGAACCCAATGCACACACCGCATGCGGGGCGGCTGCATGGTTGCGCCACATTCGCGCAGCCGTTGCCGGGGCGCTCTTCGTTGCTGGCTGCAGCGCATTCGCAGCCAGTCTGCAGATCGTGTCGCTGGCTGAGGTGAAACCGGGCTCCGTAATCGCGACGGTTCGCACCGCCGACAATCAGCCGCCCACCACCGCGTTCCATCTTCTGTTCCCGACCGCCGCGCCCGGTGCGCAGGACTTCACCGCGAAGGAAGTCACGCCCGTCACCGACGCGTCCGCGGACCTCGCAACGACCACGATCCTCTGCGTCGACCGCAGCGGCTCGATGAGGCTCGTGGTGCCGTCGATGAAGGCTGCGCTGCGGGACGCGTTTGCCTCGCCGCGGCCCGATCTGCGTGCGTCGCTGCTGTCGTTCGGCACGACGGTATCGAAGCAGTTGCAGCCTCTGTCGAACGACCCGGCGCAAGTGAAGCGTGCGCTTGACGGGATCCAGGCCGAACACGGTCCGGACGGCAAGACGCTGCTTTACGACGCGATCATCCTCGCGATCAACCGGTTGAAGGACGATCCCGGCGTGCACGCGGGAAGCCTGCTCGTCATATCGGACGGCAAGGACGAAGGCAGCTCGATCGCGCTCGACAATCTCGTCAACGATGCGAAAATGCGCGGCTATCCCATTGATTCGATCGGCTACGGCAAGCTGGCTCCGGCGTCGTCGGGTTCGCTCGCAGCGTTGTCGCGCGCGACGGGTGGCAAGTTCGTGCTCGCGCAGACAGACGCGCAACTGTCCGATGCGATCAGAGACGACCTCGGCACGAAGCCGCTGCCGGCCTTCAGATTGCGGTTCGACTATCCGGCGTCGAGCGCCAAGACACCGGCCGGCGCCGCGATGCTGCAATACGCAGTCGCAGGGGCGAGCACAGCAAGCGTGCCGGTGACGGTGCCGCTTGCCGCACCCGAGGCTAACGCAATCCGTCCCGCTAGCACACAGGCCGCAGCTGCGGCACCCGCGGAGAACGAGTCGTGGCTCGACGCATTGAAAAAGCGTCTTGCCGGTTCGTCTGCGCTGATCAGCATCCGCTTCACCACGCTGACGGCCGCACTGCTCGCACTTTTAGCCGCGCTCGCGTGGATCTTCCTGCTTCGCCGGACGAAGAAACCACCGCCCGAGAAGATCGTCGACGAGTCGATCGACGCGCCCCCCGCCAGCACGCGCCCGGTGCGCGCGCAGACGCAGATCAGCCCGGACTTTCCTGCGCCGCGGCAAGGCGAGCCGGCGGCCTGGCTGATCGGCCGCTCGGGTCACTGGCGCGGCAAGCGGTATCCGATCGAGCGCGCCATGATCCACGTCGGCTCCGACGAAAAGTGCGAACTGGCTGTCACCGGCGACGACTACGTGTCGCGCCGGCACGCAACGATCCGCTACGAAGCAGGCGGGCTCTATCTGGCCGACCTGTCGTCGACGAACGGCACGTTCCTGAACGGCACGCGCGTGTCGCAGACCCCGAGCATGCTGGTCGCCGGCGACGACATCCGGTTTGGCCATACCTCATTCGAACTGCGCGATGCGAACGAAGACGCTCCGGCGCCCCGTCGCAACGGCGACAGACACAGGGTGCCGTAGCACGGCACGCACGCGGTCGACACGCAGCGGCGACGGTATGACGGCAACCCGCGGGACGAATCGATGGTCGGTGGGACAGCGCTCGGAGACCGGCTACGTGCGAACCGAAAACCAGGATCGCATGAGCTGGGTGCGCACGCCGGTGGCGGACGTGTTCATCGTGCTCGACGGCATGGGCGGCCACGCCGGTGGCGGTATCGCCGCCGAGCTGGCGGTGCAGGTGCTGCAGCGGCATTTCGAAACGCTCACGTCGCTTGCGTCGGTGGAAGCGGTGCTGAGAAGCGCATTTGCCGACGCGAACGCGGCGGTGTATGCGCGCAGTCACTCGGGAGACCCGGCGACGCGCGGCATGGGCACGACGGCGGTGGTCATGCTCATCGCGGGCTGGCGCTTGATGCTCGCGCATGTGGGCGACAGCCGCGCCTATCTGCTCACCCGTAGCGGCGCATTGCAGCGTTTGACGAAAGATCACAGCCGAATCCAGAGGTTGGTCGATACGGGCTT comes from Trinickia violacea and encodes:
- a CDS encoding phage tail sheath C-terminal domain-containing protein, with product MSSATYLAPGVYVEEVPSAQQPIAGVGTNVVGFIGIVPPKIYVPVPNPDYDPVAARAAAELAELRAAGPGQPGDAAARARAAEAAAANLAVLRNTEDSLNRELTDLKTQLDAAQTAVNSAQSALDAANTAEQNATTAFEAATDANRAELQQALEDASAKQQRAQRAQTQAVQKFNRLDAAVNAKAAELTSLRASIAGTTPPAGGAAPAPAPDAAPAKLVEQEDDTYEDIKQDDTLLARSILRPFILQEFTLKVESLDTKLCTNFTEYAQRFGTFSAYKDTPDLPYDNPDLWTFSPMHPGHHALTHAVNGFFKNGGTKAFVCRIDREEQLEDALENFKSIDELAIIAIPGLPKSADNWEALMTHVENRENCFAILDSQQVVNDGDDNDLDVQQLNYTSAGENAALPRPCKNAAFYFPHIEVIDPAKLLQDGDVARKVNPKYRGRTYVAPSGHLAGIYARTDTERGVHKAPANCVIRGAIEVKYYVSKPVQELLNPQGVNAIRIMNNAVTVWGARTIGGDANSEWKYVSVRRLFLFLQKSIEEGTQWIVFEPNDEALWGKIRLNVSAFLTNVWRSGALFGATPEEAFYVKCDAELNPPEVRDLGQVITEIGVAIVRPAEFVIFRITQSTGAPRT
- a CDS encoding DUF4255 domain-containing protein, with protein sequence MIDDLDKTLAALLRRELAPGLSEQIQVSFEAPDDRFPPQSVTTPAIDLFLYDVRENLELRSNDVMLDHHADGTAQRRRMPVRVDASYLITAWPREGLANPAEDEHRLLGEVMRALLRYRTIPQDLLRGSLVASDLPLPVSALQPGRLQSLGEFWQAMGGKPKAAINYTVTLSVDVAVPEEVRLVTERIFHFESVLGRRVAG
- a CDS encoding FHA domain-containing protein; its protein translation is MSVEPNAHTACGAAAWLRHIRAAVAGALFVAGCSAFAASLQIVSLAEVKPGSVIATVRTADNQPPTTAFHLLFPTAAPGAQDFTAKEVTPVTDASADLATTTILCVDRSGSMRLVVPSMKAALRDAFASPRPDLRASLLSFGTTVSKQLQPLSNDPAQVKRALDGIQAEHGPDGKTLLYDAIILAINRLKDDPGVHAGSLLVISDGKDEGSSIALDNLVNDAKMRGYPIDSIGYGKLAPASSGSLAALSRATGGKFVLAQTDAQLSDAIRDDLGTKPLPAFRLRFDYPASSAKTPAGAAMLQYAVAGASTASVPVTVPLAAPEANAIRPASTQAAAAAPAENESWLDALKKRLAGSSALISIRFTTLTAALLALLAALAWIFLLRRTKKPPPEKIVDESIDAPPASTRPVRAQTQISPDFPAPRQGEPAAWLIGRSGHWRGKRYPIERAMIHVGSDEKCELAVTGDDYVSRRHATIRYEAGGLYLADLSSTNGTFLNGTRVSQTPSMLVAGDDIRFGHTSFELRDANEDAPAPRRNGDRHRVP